TCGGGCACACCTGTGGCAGCAGTGGCGCGCGGGCCGATTCACCAGGGCTCGATTGCTCGCCATCGGCGGCGCGAATCGAGACGTCCAGGGGCTCCAACGGATCCGCGCCCTGTTCGAGAAGACCCGCGAGCTCGCCGTGATTCCCGATGATGCGACAGTGCATTTCGAGGGATCGCTCGCCGAGGGATTCGGCAACGAGGGCTCGGACATCGACTTCCTGCTGGTGGTGCCCGGCGCTGAACAGCCGGTGATGCCCACGGTTCTGTTCGTCGACGGTCGCCGAGTGGAGGTTCGGGCCCAGTCGCACGAGCAGATCCGCGAACGGCTGCTGAAGGTCAGACGGGCGATCGATACGGGTTCGGTGGCCGGGGTGTCCGAGGACCTGCTCAACAGGGTTCAGCGGTTCCTGCGCGGTATCCCGCTGTACGTCGGGTCCGACTACGGGCAGCTCCTCGACATCGTCTCCTACGCCGAGCTCACCACCGTGCTCAGCTCGTGGTGGCGCCGGCGGGCCAACGGATGCCTGCGCTATGCCGTCGCGCTGGCGCTGCTGGGTAACGACGTCGAGGCGGTCCGGTGGGCCCGAGAAGGTGTGGCGCAGCAGATGAAAGCGTTCCTCGCCGCGCGCGGTGAGGGCTACATCGAGATCAAATGGCTTCCGGAGCAGATCACTCGGCTCTCGCGTGACGCCGACGCGACGGTCGGCGCGCTGCTGGATGACTACCGAGCACTTGACGCCACACCGGCCACACCTGATTCGAGCCGGGACATCGTCGAGCGGGCACTGGCGCTGGCGGTGCGATTGGGCGGCCCGAGAATCACGCTCGATCCCACGAACGTCGTCTTACGGCGGATGCCCGGAGTCACCACCTGGCCCATCGGAACCGCCACTCATGTCGTGCGTGACAGAGCCGACGTGTTCGTACTGTCCGCCGACTGCGCGCAATCGTGGCGGAAGGTGATCTTCGGTGAGTCCCTGGCCACCACACAGGCTGACCCGCAGCATATTCAGCTGTTCGTCGACCACGGCCTCGTCGGGCTGGCGTGGCGCGGCGGGGCAGTCATCACCCCGGTGGCGGCGATGTGCACACCGGGCCGGCCGCTCACACCGCTGCCGTCCACCCAGCGCCCGGTCGTCACGATCGATGGCGTCCTCACCGACCGGGGAATCGTCCGATCCCCGCTGGGCGCACGGGCGTTCGCGGAATGCGCCGGAGCGTTGCTGTTGGCCAACATGGTGCTCGAGAACGCCCGCGAAGACTTCAGCGGTGCGGTCAAGGACGGACAGTGGCAGGTCGCCTCGCTGTGCGGGCGACGGATCGTGATCATGGCCACCCGAATCCTGGCCAGCGCCTGGGGTATCACCCCGCTGCCAGCCGACCCCGTGCTGGCGAGCAGGCTGGAGATGCTGGTACCCGAGCATCCCCAGTTGGCGCAGACCGCTCGCGGCCTCATCGAGCTCTCCATCGCCGATGAGGACGACGCGGGATCGGTACACCAGGAACTCGATGCGTTCGTCGCCGAGGTGCGCAAGGTCACCTGCGGCGAGAACTTCCCCTCGTCGTTCGCGTCCAGGGAAGAGTGGCAGCGCACCATCCGGTACGGATATCACTGGCTGCGCATGGGCGGATACTTCGACGCCTATGTCGAACTGGACGAGATCCGCGATCTGCTGACCACCGGCGGAGCCCAACCTGCAGCAAGGCCGACGTCATGAGCGACATCGGCGATGAGGTTCTGGCGCTGGTCGCGGCGATGGCCCCCGACACGGCCGGCGAGCCGGACCTGAGCAGCGCCCTGGTCGGCGATCTCGGATACACCTCGCTGCGGCTGCTCGAGCTGTCGATCGCCGTCGAGCGCGCCTTCGAGCTGCCGCAGCTCGACCACGAGATGCTCGCCGGCGTCTCGACCGTGGGAGATCTGGTGAATCTCGTTCACGCCCAGAAGGAATCGACATGAGCGGGACCGTGTTGGTCACGGGGGCCGCCGGGCACGTCGGCGCCGGCGTCGTCGGCCGGCTGTCCCGCCGCGGGCGCACCGTCATCGCGCTGACACACGATCGCCCGGTCGCCGCCGCGCGAGAGCTGCACGGCGATGTCCGCAGCGCAGACTTCGGCCTCGACCAGCAGACCGTGTCGGAACTCGCGAATGAGGTTGACGTGGTGGTGCATTCCGCCGCGGTGACCGACTTCGGGCTACCGGAGCAGCGCTACACCGAGATCAACGTTGACGGGACGGCCAATGCCGTGGCCTTGGCGCGCCGCCTGGATGCCGGCCTGGTCTATGTGAGCACCACCTACGTGTGCGGCGAGACCGAAGGGGTCTTCTACGAGGACCAGCTCGATATCGGCCAGCGGTTCAGCAACGCCTACGAACAGAGCAAGTATCGGGCCGAACAACTGGTCGCCGAAGCCGGCCTCCGGTCGGTGGTCGTCCGGCCCGGCATCGTGACCGGGGAATACCGCACCGGGAACACCGAGGTCTACAAGCACATCTACCAACTGCTCAAGGTGATCGTCGAGGGCAGGCTGCGGACGCTGCCCGGAAACTACTCCGCGACATTGGGATTGGTCCCGATCGGCCACGTCGCCGACGTCGTCGCGGCCGCGGTGGAGAAATTCGACGACAACATCGGACGGACATTCCACGCGGTGGGCGCCAACGCCCTTTCGCTGCGCACCGTCTCCGATGTCCTTGCCGAGTATCCGTCCTTCTGCATTCCTGATTTCGTGCCGCCCAGCACATTCAGCGAAGCTGATCTCGACGAGATCGAGCGCCGCTACTTCGACAAGGTCGGCATCCTCTATACGAGCTACCTACGGCGGCGCCTGGAGTTCGACAGCACCAACACCCGCGAGCGACTCGGTGTCACGCCGCCTGCCATCGGTCCCGGCTATTTCCGACGCCTCCTCGACTCCTGCCTGCGCACCGGCTATTTGGGCCGGCCCGAGCCGTCGGTCGCCGAGGTGCTGGCCCGATTGCAGGCCACCAGGAGTCCCGCATGATCCGCACCGACAGCAGGTATGACTCGGACACCTACTTCATCGAGACGTGCGATGCGCTCGCGGCGATGAACATCGACCGTGGCACGTTCGCCCATGAGCATGCACTGATGCTGCTCAAGCCCGATGCGGCCGTCACCGGGGCGATGGGGTCGGCCATCACCTGGCTGCTCGATCACGGCTATCGCATCGCCGGGGCATATCCGGTGCAGCTGACGTATCTGCATCTACGGGCGTTGTGGTACTTCAATTGGCACCGCGCGACCGCCGAGCGTCGCCGGGTTGCGGACCGTCTCGCCGGACTGTCACCGTCGCTGGTCCTCGTCGTCGGCCATCCCGACGATGAGCAGCCGGTCTCGGTTCGGCTCACGGCGGACAAAGGCCCCGCCGACCCGGCGCAGCGGCAACCTCATCACCTACGGCATGCGCTCGCGGCCGGAACCTATCTGCTGAACAAGGTTCATACTCCCGACGATCCCGACGATGTGTTGCGGGAAATGAGTATCTACTTTCCCGATCCGCAACTGAGCGCCGTGATTTCCGCTTGCGTCAAAGGCGCCGACGCAACAGCAGATGCCGTTCGCATCGTCGACGGTATCGAGTCCGGCCTTGACCGCAGAAGCGGTGACCTCACCGCCGCGCAGGACGCCGTCTGGCAAAGCCTTGGTGGGATCGATGTGTGGGATCGACCCCGAACCGGTGAGGAATGGCTGGCCGCATTGGCGGATGCAGATAACCGGGGCATTGACGTCGATCCGTGGTTCCGGATCGTGATCGAGTCCTCCTATCTTCCGATGCACCGACAGGGAAGTGACGGGATATGAACGGGGAGAGGTACTCTCAGACGATCCGCCGGGAGTTGGTGCACAAGCGCGCGGTATCCGAAGTGCTAGTCACCTCGATGGGTGGTCAGGGGGACACCTGGACAGCGCATGCCCAACTGCCACGCCTGCACAGCTTTCACTCCGACGGGCTGGGGCGGCAGGGTTCGTACTACGATCCGCTTCTCGTCCTGGAGGCGTTCCGGCAGGCATGCATCGCGGGCAGCCATCTGTTCTATGACGCACCGCCGGATGCCCGGCATACCGTGCGGCTCTACGAACTGGCCGTGGTCGACTTCGACCATCTGGCGTGCGGTGCCGAGATGCTGGATCTGGAACTGAACTTGGCGGTGCAGAAGGAATTTCGTCGTGACGGCCACGACGCGGTGCATGGTCTGGAAGTTCGTGCCGTCGTGGCCCATGAGGGCACCAAGACGATGGAACTGTCGGCCGCGTTCAACTGGATGCCGGTGGAGAAGTGGGACCGGCTGCGGGCTGGTGCGAGTTGGGACCCGGGGCCACAGCCGGCCCCGGCCGATCCTCGATCGGTCGGCCGGACACGGATGGCGAACGTGGTGATCGGTGCCCCGGTCCGCGCGGCGCAGAGTGGCGCGGCGCGCGCGCCGCTCGTGGTGGACATCAGTCACGCGACACTCTTCGACCATCCCCTCGACCATCTCCCCGGCGGACTCATCATCGAGGCCGCTCGGCAGCTTTCCCTGGTGATCGCCGATTCGCGTGCAGAGGATCTGGTAGGTCCGTCGTGGCTGAAGATCGGGTTTCAGTCGTTCGCCGAAATGGATTCGGTGAGCACGGTGTCG
This is a stretch of genomic DNA from Mycobacterium sp. ELW1. It encodes these proteins:
- a CDS encoding AMP-binding protein; protein product: MNDVDRIRGWLMEPRDNTGIHLANDKSGWDFVTYRVLADNARRIARRLIDDGVRPGDVVSVLMPTSDLCLSTMFGVLAAGATLTPIVPPMFQPPDQYTAHLHGILGVSGCTAMVASSAYAELAGRAITGLAHEPTVIAIDGVPESELLDELAEPAPAVLLQMTSGSTSAPRGASISWRSLATNLNVMEELCGMADGQVGVSWLPLYHDMGLIGVLFQAMTRQRNLQLMRPDQFIRDPLRWLKAAATSQHTASPSFGLVYTSTRLTPDDLGDIDLSGLRTLVVGAEPINPAHLRAFTELTAGHGFSPDAFMPSYGLAEHTLFATSHRLGEPHRMVRVDRAALRHGHPVRVLSRVTGDITADTGSDCVVSVGKAAPGHAVWIADESGDRLPDGVLGEIVLSGPSVAQGYRGNCDSTTRFVGEELRTGDAGFLLDGQLHVLGRMGTSLKINGRSVFTEDLDVTTADALGIAPSRVVTVAVNESERPGVAVFIEHMKVTPEMITAAIRSLQANVGEDAPLWLISTPRGTLSRTSSGKPRRAHLWQQWRAGRFTRARLLAIGGANRDVQGLQRIRALFEKTRELAVIPDDATVHFEGSLAEGFGNEGSDIDFLLVVPGAEQPVMPTVLFVDGRRVEVRAQSHEQIRERLLKVRRAIDTGSVAGVSEDLLNRVQRFLRGIPLYVGSDYGQLLDIVSYAELTTVLSSWWRRRANGCLRYAVALALLGNDVEAVRWAREGVAQQMKAFLAARGEGYIEIKWLPEQITRLSRDADATVGALLDDYRALDATPATPDSSRDIVERALALAVRLGGPRITLDPTNVVLRRMPGVTTWPIGTATHVVRDRADVFVLSADCAQSWRKVIFGESLATTQADPQHIQLFVDHGLVGLAWRGGAVITPVAAMCTPGRPLTPLPSTQRPVVTIDGVLTDRGIVRSPLGARAFAECAGALLLANMVLENAREDFSGAVKDGQWQVASLCGRRIVIMATRILASAWGITPLPADPVLASRLEMLVPEHPQLAQTARGLIELSIADEDDAGSVHQELDAFVAEVRKVTCGENFPSSFASREEWQRTIRYGYHWLRMGGYFDAYVELDEIRDLLTTGGAQPAARPTS
- a CDS encoding acyl carrier protein, with product MSDIGDEVLALVAAMAPDTAGEPDLSSALVGDLGYTSLRLLELSIAVERAFELPQLDHEMLAGVSTVGDLVNLVHAQKEST
- a CDS encoding SDR family oxidoreductase — protein: MSGTVLVTGAAGHVGAGVVGRLSRRGRTVIALTHDRPVAAARELHGDVRSADFGLDQQTVSELANEVDVVVHSAAVTDFGLPEQRYTEINVDGTANAVALARRLDAGLVYVSTTYVCGETEGVFYEDQLDIGQRFSNAYEQSKYRAEQLVAEAGLRSVVVRPGIVTGEYRTGNTEVYKHIYQLLKVIVEGRLRTLPGNYSATLGLVPIGHVADVVAAAVEKFDDNIGRTFHAVGANALSLRTVSDVLAEYPSFCIPDFVPPSTFSEADLDEIERRYFDKVGILYTSYLRRRLEFDSTNTRERLGVTPPAIGPGYFRRLLDSCLRTGYLGRPEPSVAEVLARLQATRSPA
- a CDS encoding nucleoside-diphosphate kinase, coding for MIRTDSRYDSDTYFIETCDALAAMNIDRGTFAHEHALMLLKPDAAVTGAMGSAITWLLDHGYRIAGAYPVQLTYLHLRALWYFNWHRATAERRRVADRLAGLSPSLVLVVGHPDDEQPVSVRLTADKGPADPAQRQPHHLRHALAAGTYLLNKVHTPDDPDDVLREMSIYFPDPQLSAVISACVKGADATADAVRIVDGIESGLDRRSGDLTAAQDAVWQSLGGIDVWDRPRTGEEWLAALADADNRGIDVDPWFRIVIESSYLPMHRQGSDGI
- a CDS encoding AfsA-related hotdog domain-containing protein yields the protein MNGERYSQTIRRELVHKRAVSEVLVTSMGGQGDTWTAHAQLPRLHSFHSDGLGRQGSYYDPLLVLEAFRQACIAGSHLFYDAPPDARHTVRLYELAVVDFDHLACGAEMLDLELNLAVQKEFRRDGHDAVHGLEVRAVVAHEGTKTMELSAAFNWMPVEKWDRLRAGASWDPGPQPAPADPRSVGRTRMANVVIGAPVRAAQSGAARAPLVVDISHATLFDHPLDHLPGGLIIEAARQLSLVIADSRAEDLVGPSWLKIGFQSFAEMDSVSTVSMTRDGADPLTFRGDITQSGQTRATIELAFME